The Papilio machaon chromosome 28, ilPapMach1.1, whole genome shotgun sequence genome includes a window with the following:
- the LOC106711730 gene encoding zinc finger protein 93 — protein sequence MIIVARYVVNGITKQHPRPRTSIWQMTISERQNAATFLEFTTVKPFFYQQANFKCFYCNEIFPEINSVLQHTNFHVAPERGNLLKQYLRKGKRVIKADISELKCKICEQKYSDLDDIRTHLIATHKKDFNAAGNGLMAYNLSITNGLLSCHRCNKTFNSFFLLNRHMNVHMNVVCETCGLGFMSHQRLINHRIVHQNGVHKCDSCQDVFPTKLKLRYHIFKKHEVSNTKKIKPLKCPHCLERFAEHYRKMTHLKDVHGITFKFECQVCKAVFPMRRALTEHTTKLHTQKIQCKICGKCFGTRSLLKMHARGHTGERNFYCAICQKAYMHERTLRQHMRVHGPVWKLTCPECGNGFHNRNDFNKHMKHWHP from the coding sequence GGATAACGAAGCAGCATCCACGGCCGAGGACTAGCATATGGCAAATGACAATATCGGAAAGGCAAAATGCGGCAACGTTCCTTGAATTCACTACTGTGAAACCGTTCTTTTACCAGCaagcaaattttaaatgtttctattGCAATGAAATATTCCCAGAGATAAACTCAGTATTACAACACACTAACTTTCACGTAGCGCCTGAAAGAGGCAATTTACTAAAACAGTATCTGAGAAAAGGAAAAAGAGTAATAAAAGCTGATATATCggaattaaaatgtaagattTGCGAGCAGAAGTATTCCGATTTGGATGACATTAGAACGCATCTGATAGCGACGCATAAGAAGGATTTTAACGCAGCAGGCAATGGACTAATGGCTTATAACCTAAGCATAACCAACGGACTCCTATCCTGTCACAGATGCAACAAGACTTTCAATTCATTTTTCCTTTTGAATCGACATATGAATGTTCACATGAATGTCGTTTGTGAAACTTGTGGCCTCGGTTTTATGTCGCACCAACGTTTGATTAACCATCGCATCGTGCACCAAAACGGTGTTCACAAATGCGATAGCTGTCAGGACGTTTTCCCAACAAAATTGAAGTTACGATatcacatatttaaaaagcacGAAGTATCTAATACAAAGAAGATAAAACCATTAAAGTGTCCACACTGTTTAGAGAGATTCGCGGAGCACTATCGAAAAATGACTCATTTAAAAGATGTCCACGGTATCACTTTTAAATTTGAGTGTCAGGTGTGCAAAGCGGTGTTTCCGATGCGTCGTGCTTTGACGGAACATACCACGAAGCTGCACACGCAGAAAATACAATGCAAAATTTGCGGTAAATGTTTCGGAACTCGATCCTTACTGAAGATGCATGCACGCGGACATACTGGTGAGAGGAACTTCTACTGTGCCATCTGTCAGAAAGCGTACATGCACGAGAGGACGCTGAGACAGCATATGCGAGTCCACGGCCCCGTATGGAAGTTGACTTGCCCCGAGTGTGGGAACGGATTCCACAACCGCAATGACTTCAATAAGCACATGAAGCACTGGCATCCTTAG